The following are from one region of the Fusarium keratoplasticum isolate Fu6.1 chromosome 4, whole genome shotgun sequence genome:
- a CDS encoding Aa-trans domain-containing protein codes for MFKEKKPAQDSEGFSDGLQSPPSQNGSTYASSHVEDAVFGEVTEDGPNYRNVGWIATIALMTKTQIGLGVLSIPATFDALGVIPGVICLVVISAITTWSDYMIGIFKKRHPEVYGLDDAGFMMFGKIGREVFALIFMFYWIFVSGSAMLGISIGLNAVSTHAACTAVFVAVAAVATFGFASIRTLGKIGWLAWIGLVCIMTAIFSVTVAVGVQDRPAAAPKGGVWVSDYKLTNTPSFVDGISAISALIFAFSGTPAFFTIAAEMREPKHYTRSLLWAQGIVTGTYIAIGVVVYYYCGSYVASPALGSAGSTMKKVCYGFALPGLLVTAMIVTHVPAKYIFVRILRGSKHLNSNTLVHWGTWLGCTGSITIIAYIIASAIPVFGGLVSLIGALLGTFMCFQPYGCMWLYDNWYRKDRDLRWHLMVCWSIFVVVSGTFCMVAGTYGSVVGIMDSYKVSGGSAAWSCADNSNST; via the exons AtgttcaaggagaagaagcccgcgCAGGACTCTGAGGGCTTTTCTGATGGGCTCCAGAGTCCTCCTTCCCAAAATGGCTCTACCTATGCCTCTTCACACGTCGAAGATGCTGTCTTCGGAGAAGTCACAGAGGATGGCCCCAACTACCGCAAT GTTGGGTGGATTGCAACCATCGCTCTCATGACCAAGACTCAGATCGGCCTGGGTGTCTTGTCAATTCCTGCCACTTTCGACGCTCTCGGTGTTATCCCTGGAGTCATCTGCCTCGTTGTTATTTCTGCCATCACTACTTGGTCTGATTATATGATTGGTATATTCAAGAAGAGACACCCTGAAGTTTATGGACTCGACGATGCCGGCTTTATGATGTTTGGCAAGATCGGACGGGAGGTCTTTGCTCTAATCTTTATGTTCT ATTGGATATTCGTATCGGGCTCTGCCATGCTGGGTATTTCAATCGGTCTCAATGCCGTCTCTACACATGCCGCCTGTACTGCCGTATTtgtcgccgtcgctgctgtCGCCACCTTTGGGTTTGCTAGCATCCGCACACTTGGCAAGATTGGTTGGCTCGCCTGGATTGGACTTGTCTGCATCATGACTGCTA TCTTTTCCGTGACTGTTGCCGTCGGTGTACAGGATCGTCCTGCTGCCGCACCCAAGGGCGGCGTGTGGGTGTCTGATTACAAGCTCACCAACACGCCGAGCTTCGTCGATGGCATCTCTGCTATCTCGGCcctcatctttgccttttcAGGAACCCCCGCGTTTTTCACCATCGCCGCCGAGATGCGTGAGCCTAAGCACTACACCCGCTCCCTCCTTTGGGCACAGGGAATTGTGACTGGCACCTACATCGCCATCGGAGTTGTTGTCTACTACTACTGTGGCTCCTATGTCGCCTCACCTGCTCTGGGATCTGCTGGATCAACCATGAAAAAGGTCTGCTACGGCTTCGCCCTTCCTGGACTACTCGTCACAGCCATGATCGTGACACATGTTCCTGCCAAGTACATATTTGTGCGAATCTTGCGTGGCTCTAAGcacctcaactccaacaccCTGGTGCATTGGGGAACATGGCTGGGCTGCACTGGCAGCATCACTATTATCGCCTATATCATCGCAAGCGCCATCCCTGTCTTTGGCGGTCTCGTTTCGCTCATTGGCGCCCTTCTTGGCACCTTTATGTGCTTCCAGCCCTATGGCTGCATGTGGCTGTACGACAACTGGTACAGGAAGGACCGAGACCTCAGGTGGCACTTGATGGTCTGCTGGAGCATCTTTGTTGTGGTCTCTGGAACCTTTTGCATGGTTGCCGGTACGTACGGGTCAGTCGTGGGCATCATGGACTCTTACAAGGTCTCGGGAGGATCGGCGGCTTGGTCCTGCGCTGACAATTCCAACTCTACATGA